In one Candidatus Peribacter riflensis genomic region, the following are encoded:
- a CDS encoding AprM translates to MRRLAIDVREALSTHPTGKARWTRCFVDELLTRELPLTLLSHQPLPAAWQRPSVQSVVLPAGLRWHFSAAQWLTAHRKDITSFSPTSFIVPFMIGGNVPVIPLVHDLIAFRGEPHQKKAQIIERLTLRRALSAACHVCAISEATRHDLLNRYRFLPEENVSVIFAGPYRASAPLATPDGRTILSIGTLCPRKNQLRLIQAFALLPEALRQRTQLVIAGGRGWSDREIIRSARETPGVTWRGYVSDAEYEELLSHATVFALPSLYEGFGMPVLDALQRGVPVLTSRRGSLSEVAGDAALFADPEDSADLSRGLQTLLTDDSLRARLRTLGPQQANTFSWKRTVDLFLSGVQGCL, encoded by the coding sequence ATGCGTCGACTCGCCATTGATGTCCGGGAAGCCCTGAGCACACACCCCACGGGCAAGGCACGCTGGACCCGTTGCTTCGTCGACGAGCTGCTCACGCGGGAACTGCCGCTGACCCTCCTCAGCCACCAGCCGCTCCCCGCCGCCTGGCAACGTCCGTCGGTGCAGAGCGTGGTGCTGCCTGCGGGACTCCGCTGGCACTTCTCGGCGGCACAGTGGCTGACCGCTCATCGCAAGGACATCACCTCCTTCAGTCCGACGAGCTTCATCGTTCCCTTCATGATCGGCGGGAACGTGCCGGTCATCCCACTCGTCCATGACCTCATCGCCTTTCGCGGGGAACCGCACCAGAAAAAAGCCCAAATCATCGAGCGTCTCACACTCCGCCGGGCACTATCGGCCGCCTGCCACGTCTGCGCGATCAGCGAGGCCACCAGGCACGACCTGCTCAATCGCTACCGCTTTCTGCCGGAAGAAAACGTCTCCGTCATCTTCGCCGGACCTTACCGCGCCTCCGCCCCCCTCGCGACCCCCGACGGGCGCACGATCCTCAGCATCGGCACCCTCTGCCCGCGCAAGAATCAACTGCGGCTCATTCAGGCGTTCGCGCTATTGCCCGAAGCTCTGCGTCAGCGCACGCAACTGGTCATCGCCGGAGGACGCGGCTGGAGTGACCGCGAGATCATCCGCAGTGCGCGCGAAACCCCGGGTGTCACCTGGCGCGGGTACGTCTCGGATGCCGAGTACGAAGAGCTGCTCTCACATGCCACCGTCTTCGCACTCCCCTCGCTCTACGAAGGATTCGGCATGCCGGTTCTGGATGCCCTGCAGCGCGGCGTGCCCGTGCTCACGAGCAGGCGCGGCAGCCTGTCGGAAGTGGCCGGCGATGCCGCCCTCTTCGCGGATCCGGAAGACAGCGCTGACCTGAGCCGTGGACTACAGACCCTCCTCACCGACGACTCCCTCCGTGCCCGTCTGCGGACATTGGGGCCGCAGCAGGCCAATACCTTCAGCTGGAAACGAACGGTCGATCTGTTCCTTTCTGGTGTCCAGGGGTGCCTGTAA
- a CDS encoding fructose-1,6-bisphosphatase, producing the protein MFGEEQVKLDVLSDRIIQEHLAENRLVASYACEEHDTVVELSPDAPYSVTFDPLDGSSLVDANLAIGSIFGIYEGKEIIGHTPREQVAALYVLYGPRTLFVYSTGSGVHEFLLNDVGEFVLLREHLGIGDNAKNFSPGNLRGIDETDGYRDIVESWMAQQMTLRYSGCLVADVHHIFSKGQGIFTFPASKKYPQGKLRHAFECGPFAYLAAQAGGAATDGEKEILDIPITAVDQRCPLIIGSKNEVARVCASLAR; encoded by the coding sequence ATGTTCGGCGAGGAACAGGTCAAGCTCGATGTGCTCAGTGACCGCATCATCCAGGAGCATCTCGCCGAGAATCGCCTCGTGGCCTCCTACGCCTGCGAGGAGCACGACACCGTCGTGGAGCTCTCGCCCGATGCCCCCTACTCCGTTACGTTCGACCCCTTAGACGGCTCTTCCCTCGTCGATGCCAATCTGGCCATCGGTTCCATCTTCGGCATCTACGAAGGCAAAGAAATCATCGGGCACACCCCGCGCGAACAGGTGGCTGCTCTCTACGTCCTCTACGGACCGCGCACGTTGTTCGTGTACTCCACGGGCAGCGGCGTGCACGAATTCCTCTTGAATGATGTGGGGGAATTCGTCCTGCTCCGTGAGCATCTGGGCATCGGCGACAACGCCAAGAACTTCAGCCCGGGAAACCTGCGCGGCATCGACGAGACCGACGGATACCGCGACATCGTGGAATCGTGGATGGCGCAGCAGATGACCCTGCGGTACTCCGGCTGCCTGGTCGCCGACGTCCATCACATCTTCAGCAAAGGGCAGGGCATCTTCACCTTCCCTGCGAGCAAGAAGTATCCGCAGGGCAAACTGCGCCACGCCTTTGAGTGCGGCCCGTTCGCCTATCTCGCTGCACAGGCAGGAGGTGCCGCAACGGACGGCGAGAAGGAAATTCTGGATATTCCGATCACTGCCGTGGACCAGCGCTGCCCGCTGATCATCGGCTCCAAGAACGAAGTGGCCCGCGTCTGCGCCTCACTGGCTCGCTAA
- a CDS encoding glyceraldehyde-3-phosphate dehydrogenase, type I, which produces MLRVAINGYGRIGRIVHRQLLTRFPQEVEVVAINASSDAAMRKYLLKYDTLHGRCDRAVEVEGEDLRIEGKPVRVIREKDPAKCPWKDLKVDVVVEATGKFRTREKAQAHLTAGAKAVIITAPPKDDTPMIVRGVNDDLLKSALPIVSAASCTTNCIAPVIKVLDSWKGIKRGLMCTTHSYTSSQNLLDNATESSKLRIARAAALNIIPSTTGAAKAVGKVFPHLKGKLDGMALRIPIPDVSAAYLVLELNAPASPAEINSKLREASEGELKGILAVEEGLLVSSDYLSDPHSSTVDLDSTNVIDGNLVQILAWYDNEWGYAMRVTEMTLQVGTLLR; this is translated from the coding sequence ATGTTGAGAGTAGCCATTAATGGATACGGACGCATCGGAAGGATCGTCCACCGCCAGCTCCTCACGCGGTTCCCACAGGAAGTGGAAGTTGTTGCGATCAATGCATCGAGTGATGCGGCGATGCGCAAGTACCTGCTCAAGTACGACACGCTCCATGGCAGATGTGACCGTGCCGTGGAGGTAGAGGGCGAAGACCTGCGCATCGAAGGAAAACCCGTCCGCGTGATTCGGGAAAAAGATCCGGCCAAATGTCCCTGGAAAGACCTCAAGGTGGATGTGGTGGTCGAAGCGACGGGCAAGTTCCGCACGCGCGAGAAGGCACAGGCACACCTGACCGCAGGAGCGAAAGCCGTCATCATCACTGCCCCTCCAAAGGACGACACACCCATGATCGTCCGCGGCGTGAACGATGACCTCCTGAAGAGCGCGTTACCGATCGTGAGTGCCGCTTCCTGCACTACGAACTGTATTGCGCCGGTCATCAAGGTGTTGGATTCCTGGAAGGGCATCAAGCGCGGCCTCATGTGCACTACGCACTCGTACACCAGCTCCCAAAATCTCCTCGACAACGCCACAGAAAGCTCGAAACTGCGCATCGCGCGCGCCGCAGCGCTCAATATCATTCCCTCGACGACTGGTGCTGCCAAAGCAGTGGGCAAAGTATTCCCGCACCTCAAAGGAAAATTGGACGGCATGGCGCTGCGCATTCCGATCCCCGATGTCTCGGCGGCCTACCTCGTGCTCGAACTGAACGCTCCGGCGAGCCCCGCAGAAATCAACAGCAAGCTCCGCGAGGCGTCGGAAGGAGAACTCAAAGGCATTCTGGCGGTGGAAGAAGGCCTCCTCGTCTCATCCGATTACCTCAGCGATCCGCATTCCAGCACGGTGGATCTGGATTCGACGAATGTCATCGACGGAAATCTGGTGCAAATACTCGCCTGGTACGACAATGAGTGGGGTTACGCGATGCGCGTGACGGAGATGACCCTTCAGGTCGGCACGCTGCTCCGGTAA